In one window of Helianthus annuus cultivar XRQ/B chromosome 17, HanXRQr2.0-SUNRISE, whole genome shotgun sequence DNA:
- the LOC110921251 gene encoding ELMO domain-containing protein A isoform X1 — translation MDDTGGGSFVAVRRVSQGLDRSNTCQSTSAEVVAGSAAWLGRGLSCVCAQSREDDSRQSFDLTPAQEDCLLKLQHRLDIAYDSSLPEHQESLRALWKAAFPEEELHGLITEQWKEMGWQGKDPSTDFRGGGFISLENLLYFARNFPESFQDLLRKQEGDRSMWEYPFAVAGVNITFMLIQMLDLEAVKPRNLVGATFLKFLSENESAFDLLYCIAFKLMDHQWLAMRASYMDFNAVMKSTRHQLERELLEENVTRLEDLPSYALLTR, via the exons ATGGATGATACTGGTGGTGGATCATTTGTGGCAGTTAGGAGGGTTTCTCAAGGGCTTGATCGAAGCAACACTTGTCAATCAACTTCAG CCGAGGTTGTAGCAGGATCAGCAGCATGGCTAGGCAGAGGCCTTTCATGTGTTTGTGCTCAGAGCAGGGAAGACGATTCTCGCCAGTCATTTGATTTGACCCCTGCCCAG GAGGATTGCTTATTAAAGCTGCAACACAGATTAGACATTGCTTATGATAGTTCACTTCCTGAACACCAG GAATCACTGAGAGCATTGTGGAAAGCTGCGTTTCCCGAAGAGGAGCTCCATGGTCTAATTACCGAGCAGTGGAAGGAAATGGGCTGGCAAGGAAAAGACCCTTCCACTGATTTTcg GGGTGGCGGGTTTATATCACTGGAGAACCTATTATATTTTGCCAGAAATTTCCCG GAATCATTTCAAGATCTTCTTCGAAAGCAGGAAGGTGATAGGTCCATGTGGGAATATCCTTTTGCTGTAGCTGGTGTCAATATCACATTCATGCTTATTCAGATGCTGGACCTTGAAGCAG TAAAACCCCGGAATTTGGTTGGAGCAACCTTCTTGAAGTTTCTTTCAG AAAACGAATCAGCTTTTGATCTTCTGTATTGCATCGCGTTCAAGTTAATGGATCATCAGTGGCTTGCTATGCGTGCATCTTACATGGATTTCAAT GCCGTTATGAAATCAACCCGGCATCAACTAGAAAGAGAACTTTTGGAAGAAAACGTAACACGGCTCGAAGACTTACCCTCCTATGCACTCCTTACTAGGTGA
- the LOC110921251 gene encoding ELMO domain-containing protein A isoform X2 codes for MITCIDFCAEVVAGSAAWLGRGLSCVCAQSREDDSRQSFDLTPAQEDCLLKLQHRLDIAYDSSLPEHQESLRALWKAAFPEEELHGLITEQWKEMGWQGKDPSTDFRGGGFISLENLLYFARNFPESFQDLLRKQEGDRSMWEYPFAVAGVNITFMLIQMLDLEAVKPRNLVGATFLKFLSENESAFDLLYCIAFKLMDHQWLAMRASYMDFNAVMKSTRHQLERELLEENVTRLEDLPSYALLTR; via the exons ATGATTACTTGCATTGATTTTTGTG CCGAGGTTGTAGCAGGATCAGCAGCATGGCTAGGCAGAGGCCTTTCATGTGTTTGTGCTCAGAGCAGGGAAGACGATTCTCGCCAGTCATTTGATTTGACCCCTGCCCAG GAGGATTGCTTATTAAAGCTGCAACACAGATTAGACATTGCTTATGATAGTTCACTTCCTGAACACCAG GAATCACTGAGAGCATTGTGGAAAGCTGCGTTTCCCGAAGAGGAGCTCCATGGTCTAATTACCGAGCAGTGGAAGGAAATGGGCTGGCAAGGAAAAGACCCTTCCACTGATTTTcg GGGTGGCGGGTTTATATCACTGGAGAACCTATTATATTTTGCCAGAAATTTCCCG GAATCATTTCAAGATCTTCTTCGAAAGCAGGAAGGTGATAGGTCCATGTGGGAATATCCTTTTGCTGTAGCTGGTGTCAATATCACATTCATGCTTATTCAGATGCTGGACCTTGAAGCAG TAAAACCCCGGAATTTGGTTGGAGCAACCTTCTTGAAGTTTCTTTCAG AAAACGAATCAGCTTTTGATCTTCTGTATTGCATCGCGTTCAAGTTAATGGATCATCAGTGGCTTGCTATGCGTGCATCTTACATGGATTTCAAT GCCGTTATGAAATCAACCCGGCATCAACTAGAAAGAGAACTTTTGGAAGAAAACGTAACACGGCTCGAAGACTTACCCTCCTATGCACTCCTTACTAGGTGA